One Setaria viridis chromosome 3, Setaria_viridis_v4.0, whole genome shotgun sequence DNA window includes the following coding sequences:
- the LOC117849267 gene encoding putative cyclin-dependent kinase F-2, whose amino-acid sequence MESACSYEEVDELGVGLSGFVVRARHRATGEDVALKSLHREGCGVGGGIGRLLREACFMAAFRGHPFLVALRGVVRVPGVATDGDDDDDYSLVMDYVGPSLLDVLRARGRPFTEPNVRVAMRQLLAGAEAMHRHRIVHRDIKSENILVAVGSGAVSVRICDFGSAKSTAERSPPGQIPGTMEYMAPEVLVRNADHGVPADAWSLGCVMAELLTRELPFRGEDMADQLREIFDVLGVPDERAWEAMRPRVLAGEVKQWRAQKRRGWGTATGCGS is encoded by the coding sequence ATGGAGAGCGCCTGCTCGTACGAGGAGGTCGACGAGCTCGGCGTGGGCTTGTCCGGATTCGTCGTCAGGGCGCGGCACCGCGCCACTGGCGAGGACGTCGCCCTGAAATCGCTCCACCGCGAGGgctgcggcgtcggcggcggcatcgggagGCTCCTGAGGGAGGCCTGTTTCATGGCGGCCTTCAGAGGCCACCCCTTCCTCGTCGCGCTCCGCGGCGTCGTGCGGGTGCCCGGCGTCGCcacggacggcgacgacgacgacgactactCCCTCGTCATGGACTACGTGGGGCCGAGCCTCCTCGACGTGCTgcgcgcccgcggccggccaTTCACGGAGCCCAACGTGCGCGTCGCCATGCGGCAGCTGCTGGCCGGCGCCGAGGCGATGCACCGGCACCGGATCGTCCACCGCGACATCAAGTCCGAGaacatcctcgtcgccgtcggcaGCGGCGCCGTCAGCGTCAGGATCTGCGACTTCGGGAGCGCCAAGTCGACGGCCGAGCGGAGCCCGCCGGGGCAGATCCCCGGGACGATGGAGTACATGGCGCCGGAGGTGCTGGTGAGGAACGCGGACCACGGCGTGCCCGCCGACGCGTGGTCGCTCGGCTGCGTCATGGCGGAGCTCCTCACCCGCGAGCTGCCGTTCAGGGGAGAGGATATGGCCGACCAGCTGCGCGAGATCTTCGACGTCCTTGGCGTGCCGGACGAGCGGGCGTGGGAGGCAATGAGGCCACGGGTCCTCGCCGGCGAGGTAAAGCAGTGGCGCGCGCAGAAGCGGCGCGGGTGGGGCACGGCAACCGGCTGCGGGAGCTGA